The Faecalibacterium prausnitzii genome includes a window with the following:
- the hisA gene encoding 1-(5-phosphoribosyl)-5-[(5-phosphoribosylamino)methylideneamino]imidazole-4-carboxamide isomerase codes for MQLFPAIDLRNGKVVRLTQGDYDRMTVYGEDPCAQARKFLEAGAKNLHVVDLDGAKDGTLSNYEAIAALAKQGGLYIEVGGGIRTEERIETYLSLGVGRCILGSVAVTDFDFTARMLKRYGDRIAVGVDAKDGYVAIHGWKEVSTEQGVDFCKRLAEAGCRAIIYTDIACDGAMQGTNLALYRQLQAEVPGVAFTASGGISSEAELEELDRMGVAAAILGKSLYTGVLDLKRCAARVQR; via the coding sequence ATGCAATTATTTCCAGCCATTGATCTACGGAACGGAAAGGTCGTCCGCCTGACGCAGGGCGATTACGACCGGATGACCGTCTACGGCGAAGACCCCTGTGCCCAGGCACGGAAGTTCCTGGAAGCCGGGGCAAAAAATCTCCATGTCGTGGATCTGGACGGTGCCAAGGATGGCACCCTTTCCAACTACGAGGCCATCGCCGCGCTGGCAAAACAGGGCGGCCTGTACATTGAAGTCGGCGGCGGCATCCGCACCGAAGAGCGGATCGAGACGTATCTGTCGCTCGGCGTGGGCCGCTGCATCCTGGGCAGCGTGGCCGTGACCGATTTCGACTTCACGGCCCGGATGCTGAAACGGTACGGCGACCGGATCGCCGTGGGCGTGGACGCGAAGGATGGATACGTTGCCATCCATGGCTGGAAGGAGGTCAGTACCGAACAGGGCGTGGACTTCTGCAAACGGCTGGCCGAGGCGGGCTGCCGGGCCATCATCTACACCGACATTGCCTGTGACGGCGCGATGCAGGGCACGAATCTGGCTCTCTACCGGCAATTGCAGGCCGAAGTGCCCGGCGTGGCCTTCACGGCCAGCGGCGGCATCTCGTCGGAAGCCGAGCTGGAAGAGCTGGACCGGATGGGCGTGGCGGCGGCCATCCTGGGCAAGAGCCTGTACACCGGTGTGCTGGACCTGAAACGCTGCGCTGCGCGGGTGCAGCGCTGA
- the hisH gene encoding imidazole glycerol phosphate synthase subunit HisH, with protein sequence MIAIIDYGVGNLFSLKSSLAHLGQEAVVTADPAVIRAADRLILPGVGAFGDAMAKLEATGLVPVLREEAAQKPLLGICLGMQLLFEKSYEYGEHAGLGFVKGEVCPLEPDLAGRTLKVPQIGWNALHIVRDDPLFRYIHEGEYVYYVHSYYGTNCAESTLAVSDYSIPVTGVVRAGRVYGTQFHPEKSGDPGLRILKAFSEL encoded by the coding sequence ATGATCGCGATCATTGATTATGGGGTGGGCAACCTGTTCAGCCTGAAGTCGAGCCTGGCCCATCTGGGGCAGGAGGCCGTCGTCACCGCCGACCCGGCGGTCATCCGCGCGGCCGACCGGCTCATCCTGCCCGGTGTGGGGGCGTTCGGCGACGCCATGGCCAAGCTGGAAGCCACCGGCCTGGTGCCCGTCCTCCGGGAAGAAGCCGCCCAAAAGCCGCTGCTGGGCATCTGCCTGGGGATGCAGCTGCTGTTTGAAAAAAGCTATGAGTACGGCGAACACGCGGGCCTGGGCTTCGTAAAAGGCGAGGTCTGCCCGCTGGAACCCGACCTTGCAGGCCGGACACTCAAGGTGCCGCAGATCGGCTGGAACGCGCTGCACATCGTCCGGGACGACCCGCTGTTCCGCTACATCCACGAGGGCGAATACGTCTACTACGTGCACAGCTACTACGGCACGAACTGTGCGGAGAGCACACTGGCGGTGAGCGACTATTCCATCCCCGTCACCGGCGTGGTCCGTGCGGGCCGGGTGTATGGAACGCAGTTCCACCCCGAAAAGAGCGGAGACCCCGGCCTGCGCATCCTGAAAGCCTTCAGTGAATTGTGA
- the hisB gene encoding imidazoleglycerol-phosphate dehydratase HisB — MREVSLERNTNETQIELTLNLDGAGRYQVDTGCGFLNHMLELFARHGRFDLVLTCHGDVEVDYHHTAEDIGIALGQAFARALGDMRGICRYGSFYLPMDEALVLCAVDLSGRCTLNWDVRCKTEKVGDFDVECASEFWLGFARNVPATVHFVQFAGENTHHILEACFKGAGHALAAAVKIDAAHRDEIPSTKGLLV; from the coding sequence ATGCGGGAAGTGAGTTTGGAACGCAACACCAACGAGACGCAGATCGAATTGACCCTCAATCTGGACGGCGCAGGCCGGTATCAGGTGGACACCGGCTGCGGGTTTCTGAACCACATGCTGGAGCTGTTTGCGCGGCATGGCCGGTTCGACCTGGTGCTTACCTGCCACGGCGACGTGGAGGTGGACTACCACCACACCGCCGAGGACATTGGCATCGCACTGGGGCAGGCGTTTGCCAGGGCGCTGGGCGATATGCGGGGCATCTGCCGCTACGGCAGCTTCTATCTGCCCATGGATGAGGCACTGGTGCTCTGCGCCGTGGACCTGTCCGGCCGGTGTACCCTGAACTGGGATGTCCGCTGCAAGACCGAAAAGGTCGGCGATTTTGATGTGGAGTGCGCCTCAGAGTTCTGGCTGGGCTTTGCCCGGAACGTGCCCGCCACGGTCCACTTTGTACAGTTCGCGGGCGAGAACACCCACCACATCCTCGAAGCCTGCTTCAAGGGCGCAGGCCACGCGCTGGCTGCAGCGGTCAAGATCGACGCCGCCCACCGGGACGAGATCCCCTCCACGAAAGGACTGCTGGTATGA
- the hisC gene encoding histidinol-phosphate transaminase, which yields MSRFLSPRLDTVTPYTPGEQPQDQQYIKLNTNESPYPPSPAVLEAVSRAEVEKLRLYSDPACAELLNAAAKHFGLQPDQIMSGNGSDENLFFALRAFCDEEHPLAYADITYGCYGVWCGLMHIPSRIIPLREDFTLDPTDYYGLNTTIVLANPNAPTGLALPRSAIEGILKANPDHVVIVDEAYVDFGGESCVPLIDRYENLLVVQTFSKSRQLAGARLGLAMGNAKLIADLNRVKFSLNPYNINRLTLKAGQAALEDTAYFDSTRAVIVETRSWTRQQLEARGFTVLDSRSNFLFVRTARQDGGTLYRKLKENGVLVRHFDTPRIHSWLRITIGTPAQMQALLAALDKILED from the coding sequence ATGAGTAGATTCCTTTCACCGAGGCTGGATACGGTGACCCCCTACACCCCCGGCGAGCAGCCGCAGGATCAGCAGTACATCAAGCTGAACACCAACGAAAGCCCCTATCCGCCCTCCCCGGCGGTGCTGGAGGCCGTGAGCCGTGCCGAGGTGGAAAAGCTGCGGCTCTACTCCGACCCGGCCTGTGCCGAGCTGCTGAATGCGGCGGCAAAGCACTTCGGGCTGCAGCCGGATCAGATCATGTCCGGCAACGGCAGCGATGAGAACCTGTTCTTCGCGCTGCGGGCCTTCTGCGACGAGGAGCACCCGCTGGCCTATGCGGACATCACCTACGGCTGCTACGGCGTCTGGTGCGGGCTGATGCACATCCCCAGCCGGATCATCCCGCTGCGGGAGGACTTCACGCTGGACCCCACCGATTATTACGGCCTGAACACCACCATCGTGCTGGCCAACCCAAACGCCCCCACCGGTCTGGCCCTGCCCCGCAGCGCCATCGAGGGCATTCTGAAGGCCAACCCCGACCATGTGGTCATCGTGGACGAAGCGTATGTGGACTTTGGCGGGGAGAGTTGTGTGCCCCTCATCGACCGGTACGAGAACCTGCTGGTGGTGCAGACCTTCTCGAAGTCCCGCCAGCTGGCCGGTGCCCGGCTGGGTCTGGCCATGGGCAACGCGAAGCTCATCGCCGACCTGAACCGGGTCAAGTTCAGCCTGAACCCCTACAACATCAACCGCCTGACCCTGAAAGCCGGGCAGGCCGCGCTGGAAGATACCGCCTACTTCGACAGCACCCGCGCCGTCATCGTCGAGACGCGCAGCTGGACCCGGCAGCAGCTGGAAGCGCGCGGCTTCACGGTGCTGGACAGCCGGTCGAACTTCCTGTTCGTCCGTACGGCACGGCAGGACGGCGGCACTCTGTACCGAAAACTGAAGGAAAACGGTGTACTGGTGCGGCATTTCGATACACCGCGCATCCACAGCTGGCTGCGCATCACCATCGGCACACCGGCCCAGATGCAGGCGCTGCTGGCCGCGCTGGACAAGATACTGGAGGACTGA
- the hisD gene encoding histidinol dehydrogenase has translation MIKLYQFDELRPEEILNRDIRAEKNVEDVVDGILADVRARGDAALKEYALKFDGASIEELQVTQAEIDEAFANMDPYFLETLKEAAANIEAFHRQQVHKNFVMNDKPGVVLGQKYTPIEKAGVYVPGGTAAYPSTVLMDVIPAKVAGVSEIVMTTPAGKDGRVNPVILAAAATAGVTKIFKTGGAQAVAALAYGTESIPAVDKIVGPGNIYVATAKRKVFGKVGIDMIAGPSEILVLADGGCDPAWVAADLLSQAEHDKLASPVLVTDSEALAKAVQAELEVQIPQLPRAAIARASVDDNGKIIVCTDLHKAIEACNIIAPEHLEVCVEDPFGVLNEIKNAGSIFLGRNVPEALGDYFAGPNHTLPTSGTARFSSPLGVDDFVKKSSFLYYTRDALEAVAPRIADFAEREGLHAHARSVTIRYE, from the coding sequence ATGATCAAGCTGTACCAATTTGACGAACTGAGACCGGAAGAGATTCTGAACCGGGACATCCGCGCCGAAAAGAATGTGGAGGATGTCGTGGACGGCATCCTTGCCGACGTCCGCGCCCGCGGCGATGCGGCCCTGAAGGAATACGCCCTGAAATTCGATGGCGCGTCCATCGAAGAATTGCAGGTGACCCAGGCGGAGATCGACGAGGCCTTCGCGAACATGGACCCCTATTTCCTGGAAACGCTGAAGGAGGCCGCTGCCAACATCGAGGCCTTCCACCGCCAGCAGGTGCACAAGAATTTTGTGATGAACGACAAGCCCGGCGTGGTGCTGGGCCAGAAATACACCCCCATCGAAAAGGCGGGCGTCTATGTGCCCGGCGGTACGGCGGCTTACCCCTCTACGGTGCTGATGGATGTCATTCCGGCTAAGGTTGCCGGGGTGTCGGAGATCGTTATGACCACCCCCGCCGGAAAGGACGGCAGGGTGAATCCGGTCATCCTGGCCGCTGCCGCTACGGCGGGCGTGACGAAGATCTTCAAGACCGGCGGCGCACAGGCGGTGGCAGCGCTGGCCTACGGCACCGAGAGCATCCCGGCCGTGGATAAGATCGTTGGCCCCGGCAATATCTACGTGGCCACGGCCAAGCGGAAGGTCTTCGGCAAGGTGGGCATCGACATGATCGCCGGCCCCAGCGAGATCCTGGTGCTGGCAGACGGCGGGTGTGACCCGGCCTGGGTGGCGGCAGACCTGCTGAGCCAGGCCGAGCATGACAAGCTGGCCAGCCCCGTCCTCGTGACCGACAGCGAAGCGCTGGCCAAAGCCGTGCAGGCAGAACTGGAAGTCCAGATCCCCCAGCTGCCCCGTGCCGCCATCGCCCGCGCCAGCGTGGACGACAACGGCAAGATCATCGTCTGCACCGACCTGCACAAGGCCATTGAGGCCTGCAACATCATCGCGCCGGAACATCTGGAAGTCTGCGTGGAAGACCCCTTCGGCGTGCTGAACGAGATCAAGAATGCGGGAAGCATCTTCCTGGGCCGGAACGTCCCGGAGGCACTGGGCGATTACTTCGCTGGCCCGAACCACACCCTGCCCACCAGCGGCACGGCCCGCTTTTCCAGCCCGCTGGGCGTGGACGACTTCGTCAAGAAGTCCAGCTTCCTCTATTACACCCGCGATGCGCTGGAGGCGGTGGCCCCCCGCATCGCCGATTTTGCCGAGCGCGAGGGCCTGCACGCCCACGCCAGAAGCGTGACGATCCGGTACGAATAA
- the hisG gene encoding ATP phosphoribosyltransferase, with protein sequence MGFDLSDLQPKERASFALRALYEAAGCRKYHMGRFEEYGLYQENRSFLSSEQVITFTDLDGRLLALKPDVTLSIAKTAQPAPGETLKYYYHENVYRPSAESHTFKEIAQMGLEMLGAVGEAQVQQTVGLAAKSLEHLGAAWVLELSHMGYLFGLLDALAVPETARPALLDLLREKNAHELRAAAKAAGLDDAGADTLCALLTLCGGCEETLARAEAFCKNDRMRAAAAELRALTRSLSAGGGSVRLDLSLAGEMEYYNGLVFQGYLQGLPRPLLKGGRYDLLMQKFTPGADAIGFAVYLDELDRLSAPLPPVQQQKTDRVMLNVALPKGRLGDKVYGLLARIGYGCAEDYNATRKLVVENPEAGIRYFLVKPSDVAIYVEHGAADVGIVGKDILTEASADVYELLDTGLGRCRMCVAAPNDYQDDPSRPVRVATKFVNIAKNYYASIGRDIDIIKLNGSIELAPILGLSDVIVDIVETGTTLRENGLKVVTEFLPISARFIANKASYQFKHREVDRMLEQLRETLQEAAK encoded by the coding sequence ATGGGATTTGATCTGTCGGATCTGCAGCCGAAGGAGCGGGCCTCCTTTGCGCTGCGGGCACTGTATGAGGCGGCGGGCTGCCGCAAATACCACATGGGCCGCTTTGAGGAATATGGTCTGTATCAGGAGAACCGGAGCTTTCTGTCGTCGGAACAGGTCATCACCTTCACCGACCTGGACGGACGGTTGCTGGCGCTCAAGCCGGACGTGACCCTCTCCATTGCCAAGACGGCCCAGCCCGCCCCCGGCGAGACGCTGAAATATTACTACCACGAGAACGTCTACCGCCCCTCGGCGGAGAGCCACACCTTCAAGGAGATCGCGCAGATGGGTCTGGAGATGCTGGGCGCCGTGGGCGAAGCGCAGGTGCAGCAGACAGTCGGGCTGGCGGCAAAATCGCTGGAACATCTGGGCGCGGCCTGGGTGCTGGAGCTGAGCCACATGGGGTATCTGTTCGGTCTGCTGGATGCGCTGGCAGTGCCCGAAACGGCCCGCCCCGCCCTGCTGGACCTGCTGCGCGAGAAGAACGCCCACGAGCTGCGGGCCGCCGCAAAGGCTGCCGGGCTGGACGATGCTGGGGCCGATACGCTGTGTGCGCTGCTGACCCTCTGCGGCGGCTGCGAAGAGACGCTGGCCCGCGCCGAGGCCTTCTGCAAAAACGACCGGATGCGGGCCGCTGCCGCCGAGCTGCGGGCGCTGACACGCTCTCTGAGCGCCGGGGGCGGGAGCGTTCGGCTGGACCTCTCGCTGGCGGGCGAGATGGAGTATTACAACGGGCTGGTCTTTCAGGGTTATTTGCAGGGCCTGCCCCGCCCGCTGCTCAAGGGCGGACGCTACGACCTGCTGATGCAGAAATTCACCCCCGGCGCGGACGCCATCGGGTTTGCGGTCTATCTGGATGAGCTGGACCGCCTGAGCGCCCCGCTGCCGCCGGTCCAGCAGCAGAAGACCGACCGGGTGATGCTGAATGTGGCTCTGCCGAAAGGCCGTCTGGGCGATAAGGTCTATGGCCTGCTGGCCCGCATCGGCTACGGCTGCGCCGAGGACTACAATGCTACCCGGAAGCTGGTGGTCGAGAACCCCGAAGCGGGCATCCGGTATTTCCTCGTCAAGCCCAGCGATGTGGCCATCTACGTCGAGCACGGCGCGGCGGATGTGGGCATCGTGGGGAAGGACATCCTCACCGAAGCCTCCGCCGATGTGTATGAGCTGCTGGACACCGGCCTCGGCAGATGCCGGATGTGCGTAGCAGCGCCGAACGACTATCAGGACGACCCCAGCCGCCCGGTGCGGGTCGCTACCAAATTCGTGAACATCGCCAAGAACTACTATGCGTCCATCGGGCGGGACATTGATATCATCAAGCTGAACGGTTCCATTGAGCTGGCCCCCATTCTGGGCCTTTCGGATGTCATCGTGGACATCGTGGAGACGGGCACGACCCTGCGGGAGAACGGCCTGAAGGTCGTGACCGAATTTCTGCCCATCTCGGCCCGGTTCATCGCCAACAAGGCCAGCTACCAGTTCAAACACCGGGAAGTGGACCGAATGCTCGAACAACTGCGGGAGACCTTACAGGAGGCTGCAAAATGA
- the trxA gene encoding thioredoxin yields the protein MEPITITTENFDAEVLHSEKPVLLDFWASWCGPCRMLSPIVDEVAEERSDVKVGKVNVDEQPDLAAQFGVMSIPTLLVFQNGRLVNQAVGARPKSGVLALLDR from the coding sequence ATGGAACCCATTACGATCACGACCGAAAATTTTGACGCCGAGGTACTGCACAGCGAAAAGCCGGTGCTGCTGGACTTCTGGGCCAGCTGGTGCGGCCCCTGCCGGATGCTCTCGCCCATCGTGGACGAGGTGGCCGAGGAGCGCAGCGACGTCAAGGTGGGCAAGGTCAATGTGGACGAGCAGCCGGACCTCGCCGCCCAGTTCGGCGTCATGAGCATCCCCACGCTGCTGGTCTTCCAGAACGGTCGGCTCGTCAATCAGGCGGTCGGTGCCCGCCCGAAGAGCGGTGTGCTGGCCCTGCTGGATCGCTGA
- a CDS encoding DHHW family protein, translated as MDPKKRVSSLKQYPVLAAFTLFFAALFVLDLVTPDRAYSELENTTLTQRPKLTAVSVDGLNNYFTNYTKYVKDQVFGRDQWISLQSLAETTLFQKTQSGGILLGREHRMFARRYRVLPTEERVWNKNLAAVQSLGERYPGKVSFMLVPSASVLYPEDLPLAAPQMDEEGRIDEAKAALPAVQFLRVTDALRAHKDEYLYYRTDHHWTTLGAYYAYEQFCEAQGLTPFDRSTHPVETAENFYGTHYSKARTWNAEPDTITWYDLQNRLTIWNVTAPGQPTEGTQTGLYDTGKLDVYDKYAMFLHGNNGLSRVEGDGTGKILVIKDSYANSFVPYLTTNYAAIDVVDFRNYNYGLDQLIADNDYDAILVLYSYSSFTSDPYLYRAGVAG; from the coding sequence ATGGATCCGAAAAAGCGTGTTTCCTCCCTGAAGCAGTACCCGGTGCTGGCGGCCTTCACCCTGTTCTTCGCGGCGCTGTTCGTGCTGGACCTGGTGACGCCGGACCGCGCCTACAGCGAGCTGGAAAACACCACCCTCACCCAGCGGCCCAAACTGACGGCCGTGTCGGTGGATGGGCTGAACAACTATTTTACGAACTATACCAAATATGTGAAGGATCAGGTCTTCGGGCGGGACCAGTGGATCAGCCTGCAGAGCCTGGCCGAGACGACCCTGTTCCAGAAGACCCAGAGCGGCGGCATCCTGCTGGGGCGGGAGCACCGGATGTTTGCCCGGCGCTACCGCGTTCTGCCCACCGAAGAGCGGGTCTGGAACAAGAATCTGGCGGCGGTGCAGTCGCTGGGCGAGCGTTACCCCGGCAAGGTGAGCTTCATGCTCGTGCCGTCGGCCTCCGTGCTCTACCCGGAAGACCTGCCCCTCGCTGCGCCCCAGATGGACGAGGAAGGGCGGATCGACGAAGCGAAGGCGGCGCTCCCGGCGGTGCAGTTTCTCCGCGTCACCGATGCGCTGCGGGCGCACAAGGACGAGTATCTGTACTATCGCACCGACCACCACTGGACGACGCTGGGGGCTTACTATGCCTACGAGCAGTTCTGCGAAGCGCAGGGCCTGACGCCCTTTGACCGCAGTACGCATCCTGTGGAGACGGCGGAAAACTTCTACGGCACCCACTACTCCAAGGCGCGCACCTGGAATGCCGAGCCGGACACCATCACCTGGTACGATCTGCAGAACCGGCTCACCATCTGGAACGTCACTGCGCCGGGCCAGCCCACCGAGGGCACACAGACCGGCCTGTACGATACGGGCAAGCTGGACGTTTACGACAAGTATGCCATGTTCCTCCACGGCAACAACGGCCTGAGCCGGGTGGAGGGCGACGGCACCGGCAAGATCCTCGTCATCAAGGACAGCTACGCCAACAGCTTCGTGCCGTATCTGACGACGAACTATGCGGCCATCGACGTGGTGGACTTCCGCAATTACAACTATGGTCTGGACCAGCTCATCGCAGACAACGACTACGACGCCATCCTGGTGTTGTACAGCTATTCCAGCTTTACCAGCGACCCGTATCTCTACCGTGCGGGCGTGGCAGGCTGA